A genomic region of Nitrosomonas ureae contains the following coding sequences:
- a CDS encoding nitrite/sulfite reductase, whose translation MYRYDEYDQQIVNERVMQYRDQVRRRLSGELSEEEFLPLRLQNGLYMQIHAYMLRIAVPYGLISSKQMRMFAHIARKYDRGYGHFTTRQNIQFNWLKLEDTPDILADLASVEMHAIQTSGNCVRNITSDEFAGVAQDEVVDPRPYAEILRQWSTFHPEFAYLPRKFKIAISGGKEDRAAIYAHDIGLAVIKNAQGEIGFRVLVGGGLGRTPIIGSEICDFVPWQHILTYVESVLRVYNEYGRRDNKFKARIKILVKALGIDEFKRRVEADWAGLRDGPGTLTIEEVDRVASFFSDPSYETLPDHDSKLNEFKADSRSFSNWLSRNVRPHRVPGYAIVVLSLKKPGNAPGDATAEQMEAVADLADRYSFGELRITHKQNLVLADVRQKDLISLWQEATEHELTTPNIGMLTDIISCPGAEFCTLANARSIPLAKVIAECFEDLDYQHDIGEITLNISGCVNACGQHHIGNIGITGVEKKDHDEWYQVSIGGAEGNDSSISKIIGPSFTFNQVPEVIERLIHVYLRERMETERFIETVRRIGHAPFKEHVYATGFMAQEEKVADKHIVEPAQYEVPYYSPRF comes from the coding sequence ATGTATCGCTATGATGAATATGATCAGCAAATAGTGAATGAGCGCGTCATGCAGTACCGTGATCAGGTGCGTCGACGCCTCTCAGGGGAGTTGAGTGAGGAGGAGTTTCTTCCACTGCGGCTACAAAATGGTTTGTATATGCAGATCCATGCTTATATGCTGCGTATCGCAGTACCGTATGGTCTGATCTCTTCTAAGCAGATGCGCATGTTTGCTCATATTGCACGAAAGTACGATCGTGGTTATGGTCATTTCACCACGCGTCAGAATATTCAATTTAATTGGCTTAAACTGGAGGATACCCCGGATATCCTGGCGGATCTGGCATCGGTTGAAATGCATGCTATTCAAACTTCCGGGAATTGTGTGCGGAACATTACCTCGGATGAATTTGCCGGTGTGGCACAGGATGAAGTGGTTGATCCACGTCCTTATGCGGAGATTTTGCGCCAGTGGAGTACTTTTCATCCGGAATTTGCATATCTTCCGCGAAAATTTAAAATTGCCATCAGTGGTGGAAAAGAAGATCGTGCTGCTATTTATGCGCATGACATCGGGTTGGCAGTGATAAAGAATGCGCAAGGTGAAATCGGCTTTCGGGTATTAGTCGGCGGTGGATTGGGACGGACGCCGATCATTGGCAGTGAAATATGTGATTTTGTGCCATGGCAGCATATCTTGACGTATGTCGAATCTGTTTTGCGTGTGTATAACGAATATGGTCGACGCGATAACAAATTTAAAGCGCGCATCAAAATACTGGTGAAAGCACTTGGGATAGATGAATTTAAGCGTCGGGTGGAGGCGGATTGGGCTGGTCTGAGAGATGGTCCGGGTACATTAACTATTGAGGAAGTCGATCGTGTTGCTTCTTTCTTTTCTGATCCGTCTTATGAAACATTACCAGATCATGATTCGAAATTAAATGAGTTCAAGGCGGATAGCCGCTCATTCTCGAACTGGTTGTCGCGTAACGTTAGACCTCATCGTGTTCCGGGTTATGCGATCGTTGTTCTGTCGCTGAAAAAACCGGGTAACGCCCCCGGCGATGCTACGGCTGAACAAATGGAAGCAGTCGCGGATTTGGCGGATCGATACAGCTTTGGTGAATTGCGCATCACGCATAAGCAAAATCTGGTATTGGCCGACGTCAGGCAGAAAGACTTGATTAGTTTATGGCAAGAGGCGACCGAACATGAATTGACTACACCTAATATTGGCATGTTAACCGATATTATTAGTTGCCCCGGGGCGGAATTTTGCACCTTGGCTAATGCTCGTTCGATTCCGCTGGCAAAGGTGATTGCCGAATGTTTTGAAGATTTGGATTATCAGCATGATATCGGTGAGATTACGTTGAACATCTCGGGTTGCGTGAATGCTTGTGGGCAACATCATATTGGCAATATTGGTATCACTGGTGTGGAGAAGAAAGATCACGACGAATGGTATCAAGTTTCGATCGGTGGTGCGGAAGGCAACGACAGTTCGATTAGTAAAATTATTGGTCCGTCATTTACTTTCAATCAGGTGCCTGAAGTTATTGAACGCTTGATTCATGTGTATCTGCGTGAGCGTATGGAAACCGAGCGTTTCATTGAAACGGTACGTCGTATTGGTCATGCGCCATTCAAAGAGCATGTATACGCTACTGGCTTTATGGCTCAGGAAGAAAAGGTTGCGGACAAACACATCGTGGAGCCTGCGCAGTACGAGGTTCCTTATTATTCCCCCAGGTTCTGA
- a CDS encoding phosphoadenylyl-sulfate reductase, with the protein MINLQHRVDQVVAVLTETVRDYAPVAFANSLGAEDMVLTDIIDRHHIDIEMFSLDTGRLPQETYDLMQTVRERYKTALRIYFPNVRQVEEYVAEHGVNGFYQSVDLRKNCCYIRKVEPLRRALQGKRGWVTGIRREQATTRANLSVSAYDMDNRMQKINPLLEWTHAEVWEYLKRYEVPYNKLHDKFYPSIGCAPCTRAVTPGENIRSGRWWWEMPETKECGLHTEKIVQSK; encoded by the coding sequence ATGATTAATTTGCAACATAGAGTTGATCAGGTTGTGGCGGTTCTGACTGAAACTGTGCGTGATTATGCCCCGGTAGCGTTTGCTAATAGCCTGGGTGCTGAAGATATGGTGCTGACAGACATCATTGATCGACATCATATCGATATTGAAATGTTTAGTCTGGATACCGGACGTTTGCCGCAAGAAACTTATGATCTGATGCAAACTGTGCGAGAGCGTTACAAAACGGCATTGCGTATCTATTTTCCAAATGTAAGGCAAGTTGAGGAATATGTTGCTGAGCACGGTGTCAATGGTTTTTATCAAAGCGTTGATTTGCGTAAAAACTGCTGCTACATCCGTAAAGTGGAGCCATTGCGTCGTGCCTTGCAAGGTAAGCGAGGATGGGTCACTGGAATTAGACGTGAACAGGCAACAACTCGGGCGAACCTGAGCGTGTCTGCATATGATATGGACAATCGTATGCAAAAGATTAATCCACTACTGGAATGGACCCATGCGGAAGTTTGGGAATATCTCAAACGCTATGAAGTGCCCTATAACAAACTGCATGACAAATTTTATCCCAGTATTGGTTGTGCTCCCTGTACGCGCGCTGTTACACCGGGAGAAAACATACGTTCCGGTCGCTGGTGGTGGGAGATGCCGGAAACCAAGGAATGCGGATTACACACCGAAAAGATAGTTCAATCAAAATAA
- a CDS encoding DUF934 domain-containing protein, which translates to MIIKNKTIVADDWTVLRLQEHDTAENIIVSAGKVIVPLKVWRAQRETLQQRENIGVWLASDERAEDLKDDMQKFSVIAVDFPKFSDGRGYSIAYNLRARLGYKGELRAIGDVLRDQLFYMHRVGFDAFAPRPDRKIEDALKGLSDFSEVYQTSFDPVLPLFRRAQRKGNSIVGTFND; encoded by the coding sequence ATGATCATAAAAAATAAAACCATCGTTGCGGACGATTGGACGGTCTTGCGGCTACAGGAGCATGATACTGCTGAGAACATAATAGTTTCAGCCGGAAAAGTCATTGTTCCGCTAAAAGTATGGCGAGCTCAACGCGAAACGTTACAGCAGCGTGAGAACATCGGCGTTTGGTTGGCTAGTGATGAGCGTGCGGAAGATTTAAAGGATGATATGCAAAAATTTTCTGTGATTGCGGTTGATTTTCCGAAATTTTCGGATGGCCGGGGGTATTCCATTGCGTATAACTTGCGTGCACGACTCGGCTATAAGGGTGAACTGCGGGCGATCGGCGATGTATTGCGTGATCAATTATTTTATATGCATCGGGTTGGTTTTGATGCTTTTGCGCCGCGTCCGGATCGCAAGATTGAAGATGCACTAAAAGGTCTCAGTGATTTCTCTGAGGTTTATCAGACTTCTTTTGATCCGGTTTTGCCCCTGTTCCGACGCGCGCAACGCAAAGGAAATTCCATTGTAGGTACGTTCAATGATTAA
- a CDS encoding Flp family type IVb pilin: MEKLVQAVQNFWYDEAGATAVEYGLMVGLIAVAIIATVQALGGSLNAAFAAITAAIQAAL; encoded by the coding sequence ATGGAAAAATTGGTACAAGCGGTGCAAAATTTTTGGTATGACGAAGCAGGTGCTACAGCAGTTGAATATGGTTTGATGGTTGGACTAATTGCTGTAGCTATTATTGCTACAGTGCAAGCTCTTGGTGGAAGCTTGAACGCTGCATTCGCAGCGATAACAGCTGCAATACAAGCTGCACTGTAA
- a CDS encoding methyltransferase family protein encodes MSTLPIILRSSRFNLYSGALLATFFGIFAYAHFIMFLDTGKLSLLLVIISEALTTVFFIFRSNPKTVSIIPSDWLVAIIGSFAPLFLRPSDYGVLPQAEILIALGTLLQIAGLISLNRSFAIVAAKREIKTGWMYRMIRHPLYASYFLIFGGYVLVHTTTMNLILYLVTISFLCLRIFREERHLSLDPAYCHYMSKVRYRIIPYIF; translated from the coding sequence ATGAGTACACTCCCTATCATTCTGCGATCCAGTCGATTCAATTTGTATAGTGGTGCACTACTGGCAACATTCTTTGGTATTTTTGCTTATGCGCATTTCATAATGTTTCTGGATACAGGTAAATTGTCATTGCTGCTAGTTATTATTTCTGAAGCATTAACAACAGTTTTTTTTATTTTTCGCAGCAACCCAAAAACTGTTTCAATCATTCCATCTGATTGGCTGGTTGCGATTATTGGTTCCTTTGCCCCACTTTTTCTACGCCCCTCAGATTATGGGGTTTTACCGCAAGCGGAAATCCTCATTGCACTAGGTACTCTCCTGCAGATCGCTGGCCTTATTTCGCTCAATCGCAGTTTCGCCATTGTGGCCGCTAAACGTGAAATCAAAACCGGATGGATGTACCGTATGATTCGCCATCCCCTCTATGCCAGCTATTTCTTGATATTTGGCGGTTATGTTTTAGTTCATACCACTACTATGAATCTGATTCTTTACTTAGTAACGATAAGTTTTCTTTGTTTGCGTATTTTCAGGGAAGAAAGACACCTGTCTCTTGATCCGGCATATTGCCACTATATGTCGAAGG
- a CDS encoding response regulator, translated as MNIINNSDLKLKGCTILVVEDNELNQQVAQALLEYNGAVVSIASNGQEALDELSKENFDCVLMDVQMPVLDGLEATKMIRANPKWSKISIIALTANADQDYRDSCRSAGMNDFLVKPIDPEQLVIIISKWLLPG; from the coding sequence ATGAATATAATAAATAACTCAGACCTGAAACTAAAGGGATGCACTATTCTAGTGGTGGAAGATAATGAATTGAATCAACAAGTAGCCCAGGCGCTACTCGAATATAATGGAGCTGTCGTATCGATTGCAAGTAACGGACAAGAAGCACTGGATGAGTTAAGTAAGGAAAATTTTGACTGTGTATTGATGGATGTTCAAATGCCTGTTTTGGATGGCTTAGAGGCTACAAAAATGATCAGGGCTAATCCGAAGTGGTCGAAAATATCGATTATCGCATTAACAGCCAATGCGGATCAGGATTATAGAGATTCATGCCGGAGTGCCGGTATGAATGATTTTTTAGTCAAGCCAATTGATCCGGAGCAACTAGTTATCATCATATCAAAGTGGCTGTTACCAGGATGA
- a CDS encoding A24 family peptidase, whose amino-acid sequence MTISVLVLLLITACWQDYCGYHIRNALVLSGTLLGFLLNFFLTLEVGIADSLIGCVIGLLLLLPFYMSRMMGAGDVKLMAMVGAFVGSNDIVSVFLSTLIVGGLLALVVSWRQGFLRRLMDNFIFMFLSALSVNKFKSLNNNLSVSEETPNSTGKLPYGIAIAVGTITSLAINHSTLMID is encoded by the coding sequence GTGACAATAAGTGTCTTGGTATTGTTATTAATAACAGCATGCTGGCAAGATTATTGCGGCTACCATATTCGGAATGCACTTGTTTTATCCGGCACATTACTGGGCTTTTTATTGAATTTTTTCTTAACTTTAGAAGTTGGGATTGCTGATTCATTAATCGGCTGCGTTATAGGATTACTCTTGTTGTTGCCATTTTACATGTCTCGCATGATGGGTGCTGGCGATGTCAAGCTAATGGCCATGGTCGGGGCATTTGTAGGGTCCAATGATATCGTTAGCGTGTTTCTTAGCACCTTAATCGTTGGCGGTCTGCTTGCTCTCGTTGTTTCATGGCGACAAGGATTTTTACGTAGATTGATGGATAATTTCATCTTCATGTTCTTGTCGGCATTGTCAGTCAATAAGTTCAAATCTTTAAATAATAATTTATCAGTATCCGAAGAAACCCCAAACTCTACCGGAAAACTGCCTTACGGCATAGCAATAGCAGTGGGAACCATAACTTCCTTGGCGATTAATCACTCAACGTTAATGATTGATTAA
- a CDS encoding FAD-dependent oxidoreductase — MDATFHTRQEATTTLSNFNFGFTIADLYCRDGLVRLDQVFLDFLRTGDEALHKKLEQARAHPDDLLPKDESALLIEIAPWLEDFVARLFNIENEVQQLAVQHHELAPLYFCKRQFVQRRAKGKVSDAELAGIDGLTLEKELAAEFGEAFSELVFAVNVTHWMDTEAENESRLNKALHYAAWALRTPAGQQHTRQGVLFKSPAKLDFQHLLSLETDESAGYPVHRLSHLRERNGFALTDTGTDLMGALDEANYCIWCHEQGKDSCSKGLVQKSKSSDEPPAFKRSELGALLAGCPLEERISEFHKLKTQGVAVGSLAMIVLDNPMCAGTGHRICNDCMKSCIYQKQEPVDIPQAETRTLKDVLALPWGFEIYSLLTRWNPLNLHRPVPKAPSGRKVLVVGMGPAGYTLAHHLMNEGHTVVGIDGLKIEFLPEEISGVNLQGGRVPFQAIRSASTLEESLEQRMPGGFGGVAEYGITVRWNKNFLKLIRLLLERREEFALFGGVRFGGTLTADDAFAMGFDHVALAAGAGRPTVLDLPNGLARGVRAASDFLMALQLTGAAQSDSIANMQLRLPVVVIGGGLTAIDTATEALAYYPVQVEKFLQRYEILIVIQGEDAVREAWDDEEKKIADEFLNHARAIRAERQDAKKAGRAPHIINLLQGWGGATIAYRKRLIDSPSYTLNHEEVEKALEEGIWFAEGMTPKRVNVDQWGHTQSVQFGVQKRDETGQWQDAGNVELPAHALLVAAGTQPNTVLAREDEKLFKLNGRYFAACDEEGNPVQPEYANPKPETPMVLLSRYRDDRDGRFISFFGDLHPSYSGNVVKAMSSAKQGYPVVHRVLERVKPKSSQSSREFFTGLNTQLRPTVHKVERLAPNIIEIVVHAPMAAEHFQPGQFYRFQNYATLATITGDTRLAMEGLALTGASVDIELGLVSLIVLEMGGSSNLCAMLKPGEPVVLMGPTGTPTEIPENQTVVLVGGGLGNAVLFSIGAAARAAGSKVLYFAGYKKLIDRYKVAEIEAAADIVVWCCDESPGFTATRSQDKSYVGNIVQAMVAYASGELGAQPIALAEADHIIAIGSDRMMAAVGVARHNQLKPYLKADHFAIGSINSPMQCMMKEICAQCLQPHQDPETGKITYVFSCFNQDQPLDQVDFSGLNTRLRQNTVQEKLTNRWIDRCLKHGV; from the coding sequence ATGGATGCTACGTTTCATACCCGACAGGAAGCAACAACTACTTTATCAAATTTTAACTTTGGTTTCACAATCGCTGATCTCTATTGTCGTGACGGCTTGGTTAGATTGGATCAAGTATTTCTGGACTTTCTTCGTACCGGGGATGAGGCACTACATAAAAAATTAGAGCAGGCGCGTGCGCATCCTGACGATCTGTTGCCGAAAGACGAGTCTGCATTGCTGATTGAAATTGCACCTTGGCTGGAAGATTTCGTTGCCCGGTTGTTTAACATTGAGAATGAAGTGCAGCAGCTGGCGGTACAACATCATGAGCTGGCTCCGTTATATTTTTGCAAACGACAGTTTGTTCAGCGTCGTGCAAAGGGAAAAGTCAGTGATGCAGAATTGGCTGGCATCGATGGATTGACTCTTGAGAAGGAGCTGGCTGCAGAATTTGGGGAAGCTTTTTCTGAATTGGTTTTTGCTGTCAACGTGACGCACTGGATGGATACGGAAGCGGAGAATGAGTCCCGGTTGAATAAAGCGCTCCACTATGCTGCCTGGGCACTGCGAACGCCTGCTGGACAGCAACATACGCGGCAAGGTGTTTTGTTTAAGTCGCCTGCCAAATTAGATTTTCAGCATCTGTTGTCGTTAGAAACGGATGAATCGGCAGGATATCCAGTGCATCGGTTAAGTCACTTGCGTGAACGCAATGGTTTTGCGCTGACCGATACCGGAACAGATTTGATGGGTGCACTTGATGAAGCTAATTACTGTATCTGGTGTCATGAGCAAGGTAAAGATTCATGCTCTAAGGGTTTGGTGCAGAAATCTAAATCGTCGGATGAACCACCAGCTTTCAAACGCAGTGAGCTGGGTGCACTGCTTGCAGGTTGTCCGCTGGAAGAGCGTATTTCCGAATTTCATAAGCTCAAGACACAGGGAGTCGCAGTCGGGAGTCTGGCTATGATCGTGTTGGATAATCCGATGTGTGCCGGAACCGGTCATCGCATTTGTAACGATTGCATGAAATCTTGTATTTATCAGAAGCAAGAACCGGTTGATATCCCGCAAGCCGAAACGAGAACGCTGAAAGATGTGCTGGCATTGCCATGGGGATTTGAAATTTATAGCTTATTGACGCGCTGGAATCCTTTGAATTTACACAGACCAGTGCCAAAAGCGCCATCCGGCCGCAAGGTGTTGGTGGTCGGTATGGGGCCGGCCGGATATACACTCGCACATCATTTAATGAACGAAGGTCACACGGTGGTGGGTATTGATGGGCTTAAGATTGAGTTTCTGCCGGAAGAGATTTCAGGGGTAAATTTACAGGGTGGGCGAGTGCCATTTCAAGCGATCCGATCGGCTAGCACGCTAGAAGAAAGCTTGGAGCAGCGTATGCCGGGTGGTTTTGGGGGGGTGGCAGAATACGGTATCACTGTGCGTTGGAATAAAAATTTTCTTAAACTAATTAGGTTGCTGCTGGAGCGCAGAGAAGAATTTGCGTTGTTTGGAGGTGTGCGTTTTGGTGGCACATTGACCGCCGATGATGCTTTTGCCATGGGGTTTGACCATGTTGCCCTGGCCGCAGGTGCTGGGCGGCCCACTGTTTTGGATTTGCCAAATGGATTGGCGCGTGGGGTGCGTGCCGCATCAGATTTCTTGATGGCCCTGCAGCTTACGGGTGCTGCGCAAAGTGATTCGATTGCGAATATGCAATTACGATTGCCGGTGGTGGTAATCGGTGGTGGTCTCACTGCTATCGATACCGCAACCGAGGCATTGGCATATTACCCGGTGCAGGTAGAGAAGTTTCTGCAGCGCTATGAAATACTGATAGTAATACAAGGCGAAGACGCAGTCCGTGAGGCTTGGGATGATGAGGAGAAAAAAATTGCTGATGAGTTCCTTAATCATGCTCGAGCTATTCGAGCAGAACGTCAGGATGCAAAAAAAGCAGGACGCGCACCGCATATTATCAATTTGCTGCAAGGTTGGGGCGGTGCGACAATAGCTTACCGCAAACGTCTGATCGATAGTCCTTCCTATACATTAAATCATGAGGAAGTAGAAAAGGCACTGGAAGAAGGCATCTGGTTTGCTGAGGGAATGACTCCAAAGCGCGTTAATGTGGATCAGTGGGGACACACGCAATCGGTTCAATTTGGTGTGCAAAAACGGGATGAAACTGGCCAATGGCAAGATGCAGGCAACGTCGAGTTACCAGCCCATGCATTGCTGGTCGCTGCTGGTACTCAACCTAATACAGTGCTGGCACGGGAAGATGAGAAACTGTTCAAACTCAATGGCCGATATTTTGCTGCTTGCGATGAGGAAGGAAATCCAGTGCAACCAGAGTACGCAAATCCCAAACCTGAGACACCGATGGTATTGCTCAGCCGTTATCGGGATGATCGGGATGGCCGTTTTATAAGCTTCTTTGGTGATTTGCATCCATCCTATTCAGGTAATGTGGTGAAAGCGATGTCGAGCGCCAAGCAGGGTTATCCGGTGGTGCACCGGGTGCTGGAGCGTGTTAAACCGAAGTCGAGTCAGTCGAGTCGGGAATTTTTTACAGGTCTTAACACTCAGTTGCGTCCAACGGTTCATAAAGTAGAAAGACTTGCGCCCAATATCATCGAGATTGTTGTGCATGCTCCGATGGCAGCGGAGCATTTCCAGCCAGGTCAGTTTTACCGTTTTCAGAATTATGCAACACTGGCAACAATTACTGGAGATACCCGGCTTGCAATGGAAGGTTTGGCGTTGACGGGTGCGTCGGTGGATATCGAGCTCGGGCTGGTTTCGCTTATTGTTTTGGAGATGGGGGGATCTTCTAATTTGTGTGCGATGTTGAAACCGGGCGAACCGGTTGTGCTGATGGGTCCAACCGGAACGCCGACGGAAATCCCCGAGAATCAGACTGTAGTATTGGTGGGTGGCGGTTTAGGCAATGCGGTGTTATTTTCTATTGGCGCAGCTGCGCGTGCAGCGGGATCGAAAGTATTATATTTTGCTGGCTACAAGAAATTGATTGATCGATATAAAGTGGCTGAAATTGAGGCTGCAGCGGATATCGTCGTGTGGTGTTGCGATGAGTCGCCTGGCTTTACAGCCACGCGTTCTCAGGATAAAAGCTATGTGGGGAATATCGTACAAGCAATGGTGGCATATGCCAGCGGCGAATTAGGTGCGCAACCGATAGCGCTGGCTGAAGCTGATCACATTATTGCAATTGGTTCAGATCGAATGATGGCGGCTGTTGGTGTGGCTCGTCATAACCAGTTGAAACCTTACTTGAAGGCAGATCATTTTGCTATTGGTTCGATTAATTCCCCCATGCAGTGCATGATGAAGGAAATTTGTGCGCAATGCCTACAACCGCATCAGGATCCGGAAACAGGAAAAATTACATATGTGTTTTCTTGCTTCAATCAAGATCAACCTTTGGATCAAGTGGATTTTTCTGGATTAAATACGCGTCTGCGCCAAAATACTGTTCAAGAAAAATTAACGAACCGATGGATCGATCGTTGTTTAAAGCATGGAGTATGA
- the cysB gene encoding HTH-type transcriptional regulator CysB — MKLQQLRYLCETARQDMNLSKAAKNLHTSQPAISKQIQMLENELGVDIFLRNGKRIVQITPPGQLIIKTATRMLRDADNLKKIAQEFTNEAGGTLTIATTHTQARYALPAVIKRFTARYPKVKLILRQGSPMQISTLVTSGEADVAIATEAIEHFQELVMLPCYEWNRCVIVLPKHPLLKIKKLTLEAINQYPIITYDFAFTGRSKINQAFANCGLEPNVVLTAIDSDIIKTYVELGLGVGILANMAFDAKRDKNLRSIDASHLFESSTTRIGISRHSYLRGYIFDFIEMFAPHLNYASIQARLENSKET; from the coding sequence ATGAAACTTCAACAACTTCGCTATTTGTGTGAAACCGCTCGTCAAGACATGAATCTATCCAAAGCAGCCAAGAATCTGCACACTTCTCAACCGGCCATCAGCAAACAGATCCAGATGCTTGAAAACGAATTAGGCGTCGATATTTTTTTGCGCAATGGTAAACGTATTGTGCAGATAACCCCACCTGGGCAGCTGATCATAAAAACGGCTACCAGAATGCTCCGCGATGCCGATAATCTAAAAAAAATCGCGCAGGAATTTACCAATGAAGCAGGTGGAACTCTAACAATCGCAACCACACATACACAGGCTCGCTACGCTCTACCGGCTGTAATCAAGCGCTTTACCGCGCGATATCCGAAAGTTAAGCTTATCCTACGTCAAGGCAGTCCGATGCAAATTTCAACTTTAGTAACTTCCGGCGAAGCGGATGTCGCAATTGCCACAGAAGCCATTGAACACTTTCAAGAACTAGTCATGCTGCCATGCTATGAATGGAATCGATGCGTTATTGTACTCCCCAAGCATCCACTCTTGAAGATAAAAAAACTTACATTGGAAGCGATCAATCAATATCCCATCATTACTTATGACTTCGCTTTCACCGGTCGCTCAAAAATTAATCAAGCTTTTGCAAACTGTGGATTGGAGCCTAATGTGGTATTGACAGCAATCGACTCAGACATAATCAAAACTTACGTAGAATTGGGATTAGGCGTCGGCATATTGGCTAATATGGCTTTTGATGCCAAACGTGACAAGAATCTAAGGTCGATTGATGCCAGCCACTTGTTTGAATCCAGCACAACGCGTATCGGCATAAGCCGCCATAGTTATTTACGTGGTTATATTTTCGATTTTATCGAAATGTTTGCTCCGCATCTAAATTATGCAAGTATTCAAGCCAGATTAGAAAACAGTAAAGAAACATAA